A genomic window from Passer domesticus isolate bPasDom1 chromosome Z, bPasDom1.hap1, whole genome shotgun sequence includes:
- the LOC135290198 gene encoding inositol 1,4,5-trisphosphate receptor-interacting protein-like 1 — translation MDPVVFLLVVFKSLIQYPQPVADGLDAETRLRMEAREKHLEWERLHLEQEMERLMQEQAKQAQVLQNFAVAVFLTLVLVLWFTGWKSSQRREEAEEGNGGANEAEVRNAGANEEGNIRNEDVNAAAIAEIYGGANEVSDEDDDADDRVGRVVMQRIQWPVQDLQRGCEWTTRLMNNYTICFGHVLSNSFYPVLQRAIGVGSAFEGWSPREQDVVYTVLIPMTPPRGHSFHLELESQEQRHVKNFRVRVQLECTCTPGREQQDEDMLCFLHHSEEELRSNQDPSLLDTLCTGSYLDVQKTARWFHQLVRAVWPALPQSHNWHLKLLPSTRCCQLKVTNSKESFRIDIFFGVRRGDSAVFACSQPREAYTASTTWPESYAVVEAEFFQHFARQAPPDSLHLKCLQFFTRLPLGFSFSTYTMKTIVMHMLHISPVSAWRRRNLLERMVLVMYNLYLCLREKRLDHFIVGNETFPQDIKLPTDVKMAEPYNLFHHLEQQPDAHTHALYEYDILENWFKKILLAED, via the coding sequence aTGGATCCCGTGGTATTCCTGTTGGTGGTGTTCAAAAGCCTCATCCAATACCCACAGCCTGTGGCTGATGGTTTGGATGCAGAAACACGTCTGCGCATGGAAGCGCGTGAAAAGCACCTGGAATGGGAGAGGCTTCATctggagcaggagatggaacGGCTTATGCAGGAGCAGGCGAAGCAGGCGCAGGTCTTGCAGAACTTTGCTGTTGCTGTGTTCCTGACCCTCGTCTTGGTCTTGTGGTTCACCGGGTGGAAAAGCAGCCAAAGGAGAGAGGAGGCTGAAGAAGGAAACGGTGGTGCCAATGAAGCGGAAGTGCGCAACGCTGGGGCAAATGAAGAAGGCAATATCCGGAATGAAGATGTCAATGCGGCTGCAATTGCAGAAATCTATGGTGGTGCAAATGAAGTCAGCGACGAAGATGATGATGCGGACGATCGCGTTGGACGAGTTGTAATGCAGCGCATCCAGTGGCCTGTACAGgacctgcagagaggctgtgaatGGACAACTCGGCTCATGAATAATTATACAATTTGCTTTGGCCATGTCCTCTCCAACAGCTTCTACCCAGTCCTGCAACGAGCcatcggggtgggcagtgcctttgAAGGCTGGAGTCCCCGTGAACAGGATGTCGTTTACACCGTGCTCATCCCCATGACTCCTCCCCGAGGCCACAGCTtccacctggagctggagagtCAAGAGCAGAGGCACGTGAAGAACTTCCGTGTCCGCGTGCAGCTGGAGTGCACCTGCActccagggagggagcagcaggatgaggacatgctgtgcttcctgcaccactccgaggaggagctgaggagcaatcaggatcccagcctcctgGACACCCTGTGCACCGGCTCCTACCTTGATGTGCAGAAAACTGCCCGCTGGTTCCACCAGCTGGTGAGAGCAGtctggccagctctgcctcagtcTCACAACTGGCATTTAAAGCTGCTGCCCTCCACACGCTGCTGCCAACTCAAGGTGACCAACAGCAAGGAAAGCTTCAGGATTGACATCTTCTTCGGGGTGCGGAGAGGTGACTCAGCCGTCTTTGcgtgcagccagcccagagaggcctacacagcaagcacaacctGGCCCGAGTCTTATGCTGTAGTAGAGGCTGAGTTCTTCCAGCACTTTGCCAGGCAGGCACCCCCTGACAGCCTGCACCTCAAATGCCTCCAGTTTTTCACCCGTCTTCCGCTGGGCTTCAGCTTTTCCACctacaccatgaagaccatTGTTATGCATATGCTCCATATCTCACCCGTCTCAGCGTGGCGCAGGAGGAACCTCCTGGAACGAATGGTGCTTGTCATGTACAACCTGTACTTATGTCTGCGAGAAAAACGCCTCGACCACTTCATTGTGGGCAACGAAACGTTTCCCCAGGACATCAAGTTACCCACAGACGTTAAAATGGCTGAGCCATACAATCTCTTCCAccacctggagcagcagccggATGCCCACACCCATGCACTCTATGAGTATGACATTCTGGAAAATTGGttcaaaaaaatccttctggCTGAGGATTGA